From a single Bacteroidota bacterium genomic region:
- a CDS encoding sulfotransferase → MASSKKPDFFIVGAAKSGTTALYHYLRQHPDIYMSPIKEPNFFSTDIILENLRQSVKNRIKAENIDQFFKDGMKRVIHRAYIRNKEQYLQLFSQAGSGQVAGEASPSYLYSETAAQEIFKFNENSKIIIILREPSGRAYSHYLMDLKLGFTQDSFKVALEKDRTTTPKGWGASSLYLELGQYYNQVKRYFDTFPPNHILVLLQKDLYQDKSATLKKLFDFLGVRNDFVPHESDFKNESTVPKNKMISYLLKSDFIRVKARNFLEHSPLKKIILHLLYKKPESKNSDEETKKEIKNLLKDDVIRLSKLINRNLDEWLK, encoded by the coding sequence ATGGCATCCTCTAAGAAACCGGATTTCTTTATAGTAGGCGCAGCGAAGTCAGGAACGACGGCGCTATACCATTACCTGCGTCAGCATCCGGATATTTATATGTCTCCGATCAAGGAACCAAATTTCTTTTCCACTGATATCATTTTAGAAAATCTTCGTCAAAGTGTGAAGAACAGGATCAAAGCTGAAAACATCGATCAGTTTTTTAAAGATGGAATGAAGAGGGTGATTCATCGTGCCTATATCAGGAATAAAGAACAATACCTGCAGCTATTTTCGCAGGCAGGTTCCGGTCAGGTCGCAGGTGAAGCCAGTCCTTCCTATCTTTATTCTGAAACTGCTGCTCAGGAAATATTTAAATTTAACGAAAATTCGAAAATAATCATCATACTTCGCGAACCGTCCGGAAGAGCTTATTCTCATTACCTGATGGATCTTAAATTAGGTTTCACACAGGATAGTTTTAAAGTCGCACTGGAAAAGGATCGTACTACAACACCAAAAGGATGGGGAGCCAGCTCTCTCTATCTGGAACTTGGTCAATATTACAATCAGGTCAAAAGATACTTCGATACATTTCCTCCAAACCATATACTTGTACTCCTTCAAAAGGATTTGTATCAGGATAAATCCGCGACATTAAAAAAACTATTCGATTTTCTCGGCGTCAGAAATGACTTCGTTCCCCACGAATCTGATTTTAAAAATGAATCTACAGTTCCGAAAAATAAAATGATTTCTTATCTGTTAAAATCGGATTTCATACGGGTGAAGGCAAGAAATTTTCTTGAACATTCACCACTAAAAAAAATAATACTTCACCTCCTCTATAAAAAACCGGAAAGCAAAAATTCAGATGAGGAAACAAAGAAAGAAATAAAAAATCTATTGAAGGATGATGTAATACGATTGTCCAAATTAATAAACAGAAATCTTGACGAATGGCTGAAATAA
- a CDS encoding sulfotransferase, producing MAEIKTNILPNFLVIGAAKCGTTSIYHYLKQHRDVYMSPIKEPNHFSKDIHPEEFSPEYKIHEKAKNLDVYKYVRGDMKEDQWGAYVQSEEDYKLLFKFAAGKKRIGEISNSYLYSEVAAKNIKSTLPGVKLIAILRNPADRAYSHYLANIRDGRAILPFRKELEADMAKPQKGWGKSHLYIELGMYSDQIKRYKALFTPDQLKILVFDDLKANTPKVVKDVFDFLDLDPEININFGEKHNEAKVPKNVKFLHLLTQTGLKRKVFRALPKSMQNSVKSLFFKSEGPEKMSTEDRKWLNDLFKTEFEALGKELNRDLSHWLKA from the coding sequence ATGGCTGAAATAAAAACAAATATACTACCTAACTTTTTGGTGATTGGCGCTGCTAAATGTGGCACCACTTCTATCTATCATTATCTGAAACAACACAGAGATGTTTACATGAGTCCTATCAAGGAACCGAATCATTTTTCGAAAGATATTCATCCGGAAGAATTTAGTCCTGAATATAAAATTCACGAAAAAGCAAAAAATCTTGATGTTTATAAATATGTCCGTGGTGACATGAAAGAGGATCAATGGGGAGCATACGTTCAGTCAGAGGAAGATTACAAGCTGTTGTTTAAATTTGCAGCAGGAAAAAAACGTATTGGCGAAATCAGCAACTCTTATCTTTACAGTGAAGTCGCGGCGAAAAATATTAAATCAACATTACCGGGTGTAAAACTCATCGCTATCCTCCGGAATCCTGCCGACAGAGCCTACTCTCATTATTTAGCCAATATACGTGACGGAAGAGCGATCCTTCCTTTCCGGAAAGAACTGGAAGCGGATATGGCAAAACCGCAAAAGGGCTGGGGTAAATCTCATCTGTACATAGAATTAGGCATGTACTCCGATCAGATTAAAAGATACAAAGCACTCTTTACTCCGGATCAATTAAAAATTCTGGTTTTTGATGACCTCAAAGCAAATACGCCAAAGGTTGTTAAAGATGTTTTCGATTTTCTGGATCTGGATCCTGAGATAAACATCAACTTTGGAGAAAAACACAATGAAGCAAAGGTTCCGAAAAATGTTAAATTTTTACACCTGTTGACACAAACAGGATTAAAAAGAAAAGTTTTCAGAGCCCTCCCTAAATCCATGCAGAACTCCGTAAAGTCCCTCTTCTTCAAGAGCGAAGGACCTGAAAAAATGAGTACAGAAGATCGAAAATGGCTAAATGATCTTTTCAAAACAGAATTCGAAGCCTTGGGTAAGGAATTGAATCGCGACCTCTCCCATTGGTTAAAAGCGTAG
- a CDS encoding sulfotransferase gives MKPDFFIIGSPKAGTTALYAYLAAHPQVCMSTDKEPNYFSGDQIAAQGLYYKKKNPKTLEEYLQLFQPTEGNRIAGECSVSYLFYPGVAEKIYQFNPKAKIIISLRDPVHRAFSHYLMDYSLHLVKESFDKIVLEGEKNDSLKLYYQQYILLSQYTEQIKRYLNVFPKDQVLIFIHDDLVARPEEELKRLSAFLEIEHEVSGHGLEQRNVTTAAKSPFVRWLYKQEQFRKFLAYFLDEKTRGNIKSKLFSKKHLPVLSLQAKEVLSALYKPEIPELERITGKSLQHWCK, from the coding sequence ATGAAACCTGATTTCTTTATTATCGGTTCCCCTAAAGCGGGCACAACTGCGCTGTATGCCTATTTAGCCGCACATCCTCAGGTATGTATGAGTACTGATAAAGAGCCCAATTATTTTTCAGGTGATCAAATTGCAGCTCAAGGTTTATATTATAAAAAGAAAAATCCGAAAACGCTCGAAGAATATCTACAGCTTTTTCAACCCACAGAAGGCAATAGGATTGCCGGTGAGTGTAGCGTTTCCTATTTATTCTATCCGGGAGTAGCTGAAAAAATATATCAATTTAATCCGAAAGCAAAAATTATAATTTCACTTCGCGACCCGGTCCATCGGGCATTCTCACATTACCTGATGGATTATAGTCTGCATCTCGTTAAAGAATCTTTTGATAAAATTGTTTTAGAAGGAGAAAAAAACGATTCCTTAAAACTGTACTACCAGCAATATATTCTGCTTAGTCAATATACGGAGCAAATAAAAAGATACCTAAATGTCTTTCCGAAAGATCAGGTTTTAATATTCATCCATGACGATCTTGTTGCGCGTCCGGAGGAAGAGTTGAAAAGACTTTCAGCATTTCTTGAAATAGAACATGAGGTTTCAGGTCATGGGCTTGAGCAAAGAAATGTGACCACAGCTGCGAAATCACCATTCGTGAGATGGCTGTATAAGCAGGAGCAATTCAGAAAATTCCTGGCTTATTTCCTGGATGAAAAAACGAGAGGAAATATAAAATCAAAGTTGTTTTCCAAAAAGCACCTGCCGGTATTATCCCTACAAGCTAAGGAAGTTCTGTCCGCATTGTACAAACCTGAAATACCGGAACTGGAAAGGATTACCGGAAAATCTCTTCAACATTGGTGTAAATAA
- a CDS encoding O-antigen ligase family protein, translated as MITGKLIHLSKKILLVLFSFLYFMVCFRIISRIPVGEVNEILSLFFLLLLIMVFLHETTKQLINGRLSRLFLILLPLLVYPLINAAQAHSVFNQPYLYGLLSQRYHYYILGAVLVVVSLKRQWLSMEKMENYFLYSMFITLFIMYFFYIFVNPALFSGTEFVKLTGYKGWIYEFPNGATAGLLIYGAISFLKDNKTRHLITLLLSLGFFLVYGQDRSQIAIALIVLMLFYFIHLKATKILFYSIVGAFLLGLVIVLLQLFTPDFVDHYAELFGNAFTIFTGEQTTEYSTNIRYYEAEVALKGIRENPWLGNGFLSSQWNGGYLQFHRYFYPADIGLLGNLYVFGIIGTLFYYIPYIACFIWISQMKNINSVFVLTCIYTLLFIFLDMQSAANNIKFIGTPAFFMGVVYYYRFYVYPFRNETMAQTFE; from the coding sequence ATGATTACGGGGAAATTAATACATCTTTCGAAAAAAATACTTCTGGTACTTTTTTCATTCCTGTATTTCATGGTTTGCTTCAGAATTATTTCCAGAATTCCTGTAGGAGAAGTAAATGAAATCCTCTCCCTTTTCTTTTTGCTTCTTCTAATAATGGTCTTCCTGCATGAAACCACCAAACAACTTATAAATGGGAGGCTAAGCCGTTTATTCCTTATTCTATTACCATTGCTGGTTTATCCGCTGATAAATGCAGCGCAGGCACATTCCGTATTTAACCAGCCTTATCTTTATGGTTTACTTTCACAACGCTATCATTATTATATTTTAGGTGCTGTACTTGTTGTTGTTTCTCTTAAGAGGCAATGGTTAAGTATGGAAAAAATGGAAAACTATTTCCTTTACTCCATGTTTATCACACTGTTTATCATGTACTTTTTTTATATTTTCGTAAACCCTGCACTCTTTTCCGGTACTGAATTCGTTAAACTCACCGGCTACAAAGGATGGATTTATGAGTTCCCCAACGGAGCAACGGCGGGTCTTCTGATCTATGGTGCCATATCCTTTCTGAAAGATAACAAGACACGCCATCTCATCACCTTATTGCTTTCGCTGGGTTTCTTTCTGGTTTATGGGCAAGACCGTTCACAAATTGCTATTGCCCTCATCGTCCTTATGCTTTTCTATTTTATCCATCTCAAAGCGACAAAAATTCTATTCTACTCTATTGTTGGAGCCTTTCTTCTAGGTTTGGTCATTGTTTTGCTCCAACTGTTTACTCCTGACTTTGTCGATCATTATGCAGAATTGTTTGGCAATGCTTTTACTATTTTTACAGGAGAACAAACTACCGAATACTCCACCAATATCCGGTACTATGAAGCGGAAGTGGCACTCAAAGGAATCCGTGAAAATCCATGGCTCGGCAATGGATTCTTAAGTTCCCAGTGGAATGGTGGTTATTTGCAATTTCACAGGTATTTCTATCCGGCCGACATTGGATTACTGGGTAATTTATATGTTTTTGGAATTATTGGAACCCTATTCTACTATATTCCATACATCGCCTGTTTTATATGGATCTCTCAAATGAAAAATATAAATAGTGTATTTGTACTCACCTGCATCTATACTCTACTGTTCATCTTCCTTGATATGCAAAGTGCTGCGAATAATATTAAGTTTATCGGGACACCTGCCTTCTTTATGGGTGTGGTATATTATTACCGTTTCTACGTTTATCCTTTTCGTAATGAGACGATGGCACAAACCTTCGAATAA
- a CDS encoding cellulase family glycosylhydrolase, with translation MIKLFLILSLSLLNLQNSCSQEAKKPNRENTKTTGSGEVVLAQNQPGKDKESTPENKDLPVNWPWRGVSVESKKSVPADLVYLKSINVNLVRIFIKGNKRAMREKMDPTQAVFRELIWADSMLDAAKANGITCMIAFNNLILDPKSSVDDKHPDFWNNKGNLDSAINMVDIIARRYQNRGDELAAYEVIGEPAIESGGKMKSPEKIEDFFKRALTAIRKYDNRRYFLLTPGPWGKPTNYKNFEGYAIKDDKLIYGAHMYLPDPFSHQGIKKRPRGFKYPGFVDKVFWNKELMRKKFEDLKKFEATTGNLIFVGEFQSVRWADGANIWLKDVIDLLEENKWPWAMYGYQCDTDFWDPYFDVKDRKGESKNWEIEYVGKETEGWKMMV, from the coding sequence ATGATTAAATTATTTCTTATCCTGAGCCTTTCTTTACTGAATCTCCAAAATTCCTGTAGTCAGGAAGCAAAAAAACCGAACCGGGAAAATACTAAAACGACCGGAAGCGGTGAGGTTGTCCTAGCTCAAAATCAACCCGGGAAAGACAAAGAGTCGACCCCTGAAAATAAAGATTTACCTGTAAACTGGCCCTGGAGAGGTGTTTCGGTCGAATCAAAGAAATCAGTTCCCGCAGATTTGGTTTATCTGAAATCGATAAATGTAAATCTCGTAAGGATTTTCATAAAAGGCAATAAAAGAGCTATGCGTGAGAAGATGGATCCCACTCAGGCAGTTTTCAGGGAATTGATCTGGGCAGATAGTATGCTGGATGCTGCTAAAGCCAATGGAATTACTTGCATGATTGCCTTTAACAACCTGATTCTTGATCCTAAATCATCCGTCGATGATAAACATCCTGATTTCTGGAATAACAAAGGGAATTTAGACAGTGCAATCAATATGGTGGATATCATTGCCAGAAGGTATCAAAACAGAGGAGATGAGCTTGCAGCGTATGAAGTAATTGGGGAGCCGGCCATCGAATCGGGTGGTAAAATGAAGAGCCCTGAGAAGATTGAAGATTTTTTTAAAAGAGCATTAACTGCGATCAGAAAATACGATAACCGTCGCTATTTTCTTCTGACGCCCGGCCCCTGGGGTAAGCCTACGAATTACAAGAATTTTGAAGGTTATGCCATTAAGGATGATAAACTGATTTATGGAGCGCATATGTATCTCCCTGACCCCTTCTCTCATCAGGGTATTAAAAAGCGTCCAAGAGGTTTTAAGTATCCCGGCTTTGTGGACAAGGTGTTTTGGAATAAGGAATTGATGAGAAAGAAATTTGAAGACCTTAAGAAATTCGAAGCTACAACAGGAAATCTTATTTTCGTAGGAGAATTCCAAAGCGTGCGTTGGGCAGATGGAGCCAATATCTGGCTTAAAGATGTTATCGACCTTTTAGAAGAAAACAAATGGCCCTGGGCGATGTATGGCTACCAATGTGATACTGATTTTTGGGATCCTTACTTTGATGTAAAGGATAGAAAAGGCGAATCAAAAAATTGGGAAATTGAATACGTTGGAAAGGAAACTGAAGGATGGAAAATGATGGTTTAA
- a CDS encoding glycosyltransferase family 4 protein, with product MEQRVNRVALIDPVGKKAGMDHYDLLLLEGMAKNGLNVRLYSNFKDNGAAIKVIQAFHNHNTSKLQSVAGTISGFIRSLISCRKEKTEWLILHVFRAGVFDLFTFSLAKILGFKICAIVHDIESLDTISLPFVRKMVIDNLPNIRVVHNEFSLQQLSKSIRPSSTTNTFVIPHVNFIHLFKHYQENPSTLDTIKNNKVIANSIHEQLYDDLKKGVKIILFFGQIKNAKGLDTLLRAIAITEGNYKLIVAGRVREGSWAQYEKTINELNIVHKMIPVIRFITDEERDFLFSIATIIVLPYTRIYQSGVLLMAMSFPKAVIASDLSPNSEVVVTNENGMLFQSGNIKQLSEKINVLLNDPVLCETISHSALKSVEKRFNPDIIGERFSEILR from the coding sequence TTGGAACAAAGAGTGAACCGTGTTGCCCTGATAGATCCTGTTGGTAAGAAAGCAGGCATGGATCATTATGATTTATTATTGCTGGAAGGAATGGCCAAAAACGGATTAAATGTCCGTTTGTATTCCAATTTCAAAGATAATGGTGCCGCCATCAAAGTCATTCAGGCTTTTCACAATCACAATACTTCGAAGTTGCAATCTGTAGCGGGAACTATTTCGGGTTTTATTCGCAGTTTAATTTCTTGCAGAAAGGAAAAAACAGAGTGGCTGATTCTTCATGTATTCCGGGCAGGGGTATTCGATTTATTTACATTTTCATTAGCAAAAATACTTGGATTCAAAATATGTGCTATTGTTCATGATATCGAAAGTCTGGATACTATTTCCTTACCGTTTGTGAGGAAAATGGTCATTGACAATTTACCAAACATACGTGTAGTTCACAACGAATTTAGTCTGCAGCAACTATCAAAGAGTATCCGTCCCTCCTCCACCACGAATACCTTTGTTATTCCCCATGTGAATTTTATTCATTTGTTTAAACATTATCAGGAGAACCCTTCCACTTTAGATACCATTAAAAACAATAAGGTAATTGCAAATTCTATACATGAACAACTTTATGATGATCTCAAAAAAGGAGTTAAAATAATATTGTTTTTTGGTCAGATAAAAAATGCGAAAGGTTTAGATACACTCCTGCGGGCGATTGCTATTACTGAGGGAAACTACAAGCTCATTGTAGCCGGAAGAGTGAGAGAAGGGAGTTGGGCCCAATATGAAAAAACCATCAACGAATTAAATATCGTTCACAAAATGATTCCGGTGATACGGTTTATCACTGATGAAGAGCGGGACTTTCTTTTTTCCATAGCCACTATCATCGTTCTACCTTACACTCGCATTTATCAAAGCGGCGTATTATTGATGGCGATGAGTTTTCCAAAGGCGGTTATTGCTTCAGACCTCTCACCAAATTCTGAAGTCGTTGTAACCAATGAAAACGGAATGCTGTTTCAGTCAGGAAATATAAAGCAACTTTCCGAAAAAATCAATGTACTCCTAAACGATCCTGTACTTTGCGAAACCATTAGCCACTCTGCATTGAAGAGTGTAGAAAAGAGATTTAACCCTGATATTATTGGAGAACGTTTTTCTGAAATCCTAAGATAA
- a CDS encoding class I SAM-dependent methyltransferase produces the protein MKKRIIAYSSDHDSLGNAFRMKRFKFLADKLAKFPKPVNILDVGGTLKYWEARGFQNNNDFNITIINLESSDSPYTNIKIFKGDATNLSNYKDKSFDLAFSNSVIEHLTVFDKQVLMAKEMMRTGKYYFVQTPNRYFPIEPHFLFPFFQFLPYSLKYFILTKTKLSRGRKRTPQRAETYIKEIRLLTTKEMLKLFPGCKVYNEKVAGLIKSITVHNLPD, from the coding sequence ATGAAAAAAAGAATAATTGCCTATTCCTCTGATCACGATTCTCTGGGAAATGCTTTTCGAATGAAGCGGTTTAAGTTTTTGGCGGACAAGCTCGCGAAATTTCCTAAACCGGTAAATATTCTGGATGTAGGAGGAACCTTAAAGTATTGGGAAGCCAGAGGTTTTCAGAATAATAATGATTTCAATATTACTATTATTAATCTTGAATCATCCGATTCGCCTTATACTAATATTAAAATTTTTAAAGGCGATGCCACTAACCTCTCCAATTATAAAGATAAGTCTTTCGACCTGGCTTTCAGTAATTCAGTGATAGAGCATTTAACTGTTTTTGATAAGCAAGTATTGATGGCTAAAGAAATGATGCGTACAGGTAAATACTATTTTGTTCAAACACCTAATCGCTACTTCCCGATAGAACCGCATTTTCTTTTTCCGTTTTTTCAGTTTCTTCCGTACTCTTTAAAATATTTTATTCTTACGAAGACCAAGTTAAGTCGGGGCCGTAAACGCACTCCTCAACGGGCAGAGACATACATTAAAGAAATTCGTCTGCTGACTACTAAAGAAATGTTGAAATTGTTTCCGGGATGTAAAGTGTACAATGAAAAAGTGGCAGGATTGATAAAATCAATAACTGTGCATAATTTGCCGGACTAA
- the glmS gene encoding glutamine--fructose-6-phosphate transaminase (isomerizing) translates to MCGIVAYIGKQEAYPIIIKGLQRLEYRGYDSAGVALLNGTLNVYKKAGKVSELAEFVKGKNTAGHVGMGHTRWATHGEPNDRNAHPHFSQSKDFAIIHNGIIENYASIKAELMKEGHVFQSDTDTEVLIHLIEEIYSKANVPLEEAVRLALGEVVGAYAIVVLSKNDPQKLIAARKGSPIVVGIGKDEFFVASDATPIVEYTKNVAYLNDGEVAVINNGELTVKTIGNEVKVPYVQELELKLEALEKGGYEHFMLKEIYEQPRSIADSMRGRFDSRAGRIKLGGLREFETRIINAKRIMIVACGTSWHAGLVAEYLIEDLARIPVEVEYASEFRYRNPVIYEDDVVIAISQSGETADTLAAVELAKSKGATIFGVCNVVGSSIPRATHAGSYTHAGPEIGVASTKAFTAQVTVLTLLALQIAHKKGTISESRFREILNELESIPQKVERALKSNDEVKLIAERYKNARNFLYLGRGYGFPVALEGALKLKEISYIHAEGYPAAEMKHGPIALIDDEMPVVVIATKHGSYEKVVSNIQEVKARKGKIIAIVTEGDTAVKEMADYVIEIPETDEILVPLVSVIPLQLLAYHIAVMRGCNVDQPRNLAKSVTVE, encoded by the coding sequence ATGTGTGGAATCGTTGCATATATCGGAAAGCAGGAGGCTTATCCGATCATCATTAAAGGTCTTCAGCGCCTCGAATACAGAGGTTATGATAGTGCCGGAGTTGCGCTGTTGAACGGAACGCTGAATGTATATAAAAAGGCAGGCAAGGTAAGCGAATTGGCAGAATTTGTTAAAGGAAAAAATACTGCAGGTCATGTAGGAATGGGGCATACCCGTTGGGCAACTCATGGAGAGCCGAATGATCGGAACGCACATCCTCATTTTTCTCAATCGAAGGACTTTGCTATTATCCATAATGGTATCATTGAGAATTACGCATCAATCAAAGCCGAGTTGATGAAAGAGGGTCACGTTTTTCAAAGTGATACGGATACCGAAGTGTTGATTCATCTGATAGAAGAGATTTATTCAAAAGCCAATGTGCCGCTGGAAGAAGCCGTGCGACTCGCATTGGGTGAAGTGGTGGGTGCCTATGCTATCGTTGTTTTATCGAAGAATGATCCGCAGAAATTAATTGCAGCAAGAAAAGGATCTCCCATTGTTGTTGGAATAGGAAAAGATGAATTTTTTGTCGCCTCCGATGCCACACCGATCGTGGAATATACAAAGAATGTGGCTTACCTGAACGATGGAGAAGTTGCAGTAATTAATAACGGGGAACTAACGGTAAAGACTATAGGCAATGAAGTGAAAGTGCCCTATGTTCAGGAACTCGAGTTAAAGTTAGAGGCCTTAGAGAAGGGCGGCTATGAACACTTCATGCTGAAGGAGATTTATGAGCAACCCCGTTCGATCGCTGATAGTATGCGCGGTCGTTTTGACAGCAGGGCAGGACGAATTAAATTAGGTGGTTTAAGAGAGTTTGAAACGAGAATTATCAATGCGAAGCGCATCATGATTGTCGCTTGTGGTACTTCATGGCATGCCGGTTTGGTGGCGGAATACCTCATTGAAGACCTCGCCCGGATTCCGGTGGAAGTGGAGTATGCCTCTGAATTCAGATACCGCAACCCGGTTATTTACGAAGATGATGTGGTGATTGCTATTTCACAAAGTGGAGAGACGGCCGATACATTGGCTGCAGTGGAACTGGCAAAATCAAAAGGCGCTACCATTTTTGGAGTCTGTAATGTGGTGGGATCAAGTATTCCACGAGCAACCCATGCCGGATCCTATACGCATGCCGGTCCGGAAATTGGAGTAGCCTCTACAAAAGCTTTTACGGCTCAGGTGACTGTACTCACATTGCTCGCATTGCAAATTGCACATAAAAAAGGTACCATTTCTGAATCACGATTTCGTGAAATATTGAATGAGCTGGAAAGTATTCCTCAAAAAGTGGAAAGAGCACTCAAGTCAAATGATGAAGTGAAACTGATTGCTGAACGCTATAAGAACGCAAGGAATTTTCTCTATCTGGGAAGAGGTTACGGCTTCCCGGTAGCGTTAGAAGGTGCTTTAAAGTTGAAGGAGATCTCTTATATTCATGCGGAAGGTTATCCGGCGGCTGAAATGAAACATGGACCCATCGCCTTGATTGATGATGAGATGCCGGTAGTGGTTATTGCTACCAAGCATGGCAGCTACGAGAAAGTGGTGAGCAATATTCAGGAAGTTAAAGCACGGAAAGGTAAAATCATTGCTATTGTGACAGAGGGAGATACTGCAGTGAAGGAAATGGCGGATTATGTGATTGAGATTCCTGAAACGGATGAGATTTTGGTGCCTTTGGTCAGTGTTATTCCCCTACAGTTGCTGGCCTATCATATTGCGGTGATGCGTGGTTGTAATGTAGATCAGCCTAGGAATTTAGCCAAAAGCGTAACAGTAGAATAG
- a CDS encoding DUF4270 family protein yields MLKHFRQEVLFVLLSFLFLMPSCTEPDLIGLDLQPLSQQPGLKVDTLTLETFTVPEDSLIVWSPLKNLIELPTLFIGSYDDPYLGKTQAGFVSQIRLGNTITSSTFAGVTTPDSVVLSFLYRGIEGDSTVTHHISVYELDEVLYTDSTYYSSRTYSRTGFLGHVDLIPEIRDSVLVGSTFAAPQLRIPLDTALGGRFMREYISNPGLFASNTAFIDFFNGVLLVDSADGVGSIVSLPSTSGVHRLTLYFSGNKSYEFLIDVNAVRLSYFMHQYLPSVYDNVPDNQLVVASMAGLKDSLVIKNLTSLYDDGPVSVSSARLIIKLQDGTTTSNFLPHNNLLIFGSDSTGKNITTADATETSAYYGGAFDDTKDEYIFNVARYVQQTVKKVVENGGKDYGLFLVAGGSTSNAKRTVLQGQDAIKLIVTTTKINP; encoded by the coding sequence ATGTTGAAACACTTCCGACAAGAAGTACTGTTTGTACTGCTGTCGTTTCTATTCCTGATGCCTTCCTGCACCGAGCCCGATCTGATTGGGCTTGACCTTCAGCCATTGTCACAACAACCGGGCTTGAAAGTGGATACCCTTACTCTCGAAACATTTACAGTGCCCGAAGATTCACTGATCGTCTGGAGTCCGCTGAAAAATCTGATCGAGTTGCCCACCTTGTTCATCGGAAGTTATGATGATCCTTATCTCGGAAAAACTCAAGCCGGCTTCGTCTCTCAAATTCGTCTGGGCAATACCATTACCAGCTCCACTTTTGCCGGAGTCACCACGCCCGACTCTGTTGTTTTAAGTTTTCTTTACAGAGGAATTGAGGGCGATTCAACAGTTACGCATCATATCAGCGTGTATGAGTTGGATGAAGTGTTGTACACCGATAGTACATATTACAGCAGCAGAACCTATAGCCGAACCGGATTTCTGGGTCATGTTGATCTGATACCGGAGATCAGGGATAGTGTGTTAGTGGGAAGCACTTTTGCGGCTCCTCAGTTGCGAATTCCACTGGATACCGCCTTGGGTGGAAGATTTATGCGGGAGTATATTTCAAACCCCGGATTATTTGCGAGCAATACCGCGTTTATTGATTTCTTTAATGGAGTCTTGCTCGTCGATAGTGCAGATGGAGTAGGGAGTATTGTTTCATTACCCTCTACATCAGGAGTGCATCGTCTTACACTTTATTTTTCCGGCAATAAGAGTTATGAATTTCTGATCGATGTGAATGCGGTGCGGTTGAGTTATTTTATGCACCAATATTTGCCTTCTGTTTATGATAATGTTCCCGATAATCAATTAGTGGTCGCTTCGATGGCCGGCTTGAAAGATAGTCTGGTCATAAAAAATCTGACATCACTTTACGACGATGGACCCGTATCCGTCAGCTCTGCACGATTAATAATCAAATTGCAGGACGGTACTACCACTTCAAATTTTCTTCCACATAATAACTTACTGATTTTTGGTAGTGATTCAACCGGAAAAAATATTACAACCGCTGATGCCACAGAAACTTCAGCGTATTACGGAGGGGCATTTGATGATACAAAAGACGAGTATATTTTTAATGTCGCCCGTTATGTGCAACAAACAGTGAAGAAAGTCGTAGAAAACGGCGGCAAAGATTATGGCCTTTTTCTCGTAGCGGGAGGAAGTACTTCTAATGCTAAAAGAACCGTCCTGCAAGGTCAGGATGCAATAAAATTAATAGTTACAACTACTAAAATCAACCCCTGA